In the Helianthus annuus cultivar XRQ/B chromosome 11, HanXRQr2.0-SUNRISE, whole genome shotgun sequence genome, one interval contains:
- the LOC110888333 gene encoding glutamic acid-rich protein-like codes for MGHRKGAYDEVADYIMNMITSLVLNRRYNISQVIFEYMKENCEAGADKYIMYPRFIMMMLNDKIKDLPKDCEDVMEMSVVNKVTIGRITKDKDEKTKQMICRIKDKAYVAPENDKWRHDDSNSDNEDSKMNEMVEKKTRWWHIRDGKRKRTPKSSPAVVIPKEGEKVVEPSVLIEQGADLLKQSLESYLKKNEEIAAQQAQGTSTHAEKATRVEPETEDLRSSSDGDSEATQSESELISETLGRGKAQLKKRPSKKQKGSDEEDSPYDPEKSKKQRKKRKAAPVGIIPRNVRSKKSGAESEKDKEGKAAQHVQKEKSPSVDVPKEPEAKAKEVPVAGTEEKTGDDEYVEITGFRAASPKPAQQDIPQSSHQKVEDFNFDFDNIGPVTVIFSEDLPGESDMFNDQAVKELIKKVKELEKEKAKAEEERNMLRSQIDDLMEAHNKIVAALVEKEKRMNQMKDEAEGNSKVFDSLTHEISSLNARIKDLENVNQTLNQLLNEMSEASSNEMKAMKLEMEAMKAEKVMKDQQLQMLVAVVESHLKMNIHAAFDEIDVIRANERRLERERQMAEEANLKNKGIVEEVEIVDASSSQPDAGGSSSQPDVEMIEVIEPVEDEQVMVDAEEPHKPEFVIVGESSEPVIVENILRRVEIIQRRRTTREVLLLEYTTDKFVLVGKAYPVPYNSKEVAKLLKFLDRKRKGRIARGEIVDEDSDKELFGDDEEEDEEEEKEDEDKSDDKDNDKSDKDDKDDDDNDQGASGLLIRDQNVQERVDELMNNEINEQEDEDEYEASSSGKQPVDQVLLSNPTVIYLSSKQQGEVEVRRTWAEMLEELGLEDGKFKFDIEDEIPHSPAKDFEPRYPHEADHYDEMIVESASDSEEDRVDFHYEGEDVAFPTFTEMFQDKNEDVLRRKIEERISTADIPESVPREITAEERKRWFKNIPKETKTLRALQYFTHNKDLSWEIFYLGDIWKI; via the exons ATGGGTCATAGAAAGGGAGCATATGATGAGGTTGCTGATTACATCATGAATATGATAACAAGCTTGGTGTTAAACAGAAGGTACAATATTTCACAAGTGATTTTTGAGTACATGAAGGAGAATTGCGAAGCTGGAGCAGATAAGTACATCATGTATCCTAGATTCATCATGATGATGctaaatgacaaaatcaaagatCTTCCGAAGGATTGTGAGGATGTAATGGAGATGAGTGTTGTAAATAAAGTCACAATTGGAAGAATTACAAAAGATAAGGATGAGAAAACCAAGCAGATGATTTGCAGAATAAAAGATAAAGCATATGTTGCTCCTGAAAACGATAAATGGAGGCATGACGACAGTAACTCAGACAATGAAGATTCAAAGATGAATGAGATGGTAGAGAAAAAGACTAGGTGGTGGCATATTAGAGATGGAAAAAGGAAAAGAACACCTAAGTCATCCCCTGCAGTTGTTATTCCTAAAGAAGGAGAAAAGG TTGTAGAGCCATCTGTGCTGATTGAACAAGGTGCTGATTTATTAAAGCAATCTTTGGAAAGCTATTTGAAAAAGAATGAAGAAATTGCAGCACAACAAGCTCAAGGAACAAGTACTCATGCTGAAAAGGCTACAAGGGTTGAACCAGAAACAGAAGATCTAAGGAGTTCAAGTGATGGAGATTCTGAAGCTactcaatctgaatctgaattgaTTTCTGAAACTCTTGGTAGAGGAAAAGCTCAGTTGAAGAAAAGACCTTCAAAGAAACAAAAGGGATCAGATGAAGAAGATTCTCCTTATGATCCTGAAAAGTCaaagaaacaaagaaagaaaCGAAAGGCAGCTCCAGTTGGTATAATTCCCAGAAATGTCAGATCAAAGAAATCAGGAGCTGagtcagaaaaagataaagaaGGAAAGGCAGCTCAACATGTTCAGAAAGAAAAATCACCAAGTGTTGATGTTCCAAAAGAACCGGAGGCGAAAGCAAAAGAAGTTCCAGTTGCAGGAACAGAAGAGAAGACAGGTGATGATGAATATGTAGAGATCACTGGATTCAGAGCTGCTAGTCCAAAACCTGCTCAACAAGATATTCCTCAATCATCACATCAGAAAGTAGAAGATTTTAACTTTGATTTTGATAATATTGGTCCGGTTACTGTTATTTTCTCAGAAGATCTTCCAGGAGAAAGTGATATGTTCAATGATCAGGCGGTTAAAGAACTGATTAAGAAAGTTAAAGAACTGGAGAAAGAGAAAGCAAAAGCTGAGGAAGAACGTAATATGTTGAGAAGTCAAATTGATGATTTGATGGAAGCTCACAATAAAATAGTTGCAGCATTGGTTGAAAAGGAGAAAAGAATGAATCAAATGAAGGATGAGGCCGAGGGTAATTCTAAAGTGTTTGATTCATTAACACAtgagatatcttctttgaatgccAGGATAAAAGATCTGGAGAATGTGAACCAAACATTAAATCAGCTTCTCAATGAGATGAGTGAAGCTTCTTCTAATGAAATGAAGGCAATGAAGTTAGAGATGGAAGCTATGAAAGCTGAAAAAGTGATGAAAGATCAACAACTTCAGATGCTAGTTGCTGTAGTTGAAAGCCATCTAAAGATGAACATTCATGCTGCTTTTGACGAAATTGATGTGATAAGAGCAAATGAAAGGAGATTGGAACGTGAACGTCAAATGGCTGAAGAAGCAAACCTAAAGAACAAAGGAATAGTTGAAGAGGTTGAGATAGTTGATGCATCTTCAAGTCAACCAGATGCTGGTGGTTCTTCTTCACAGCCTGATGTTGAAATGATTGAAGTTATAGAACCAGTTGAAGATGAACAAGTGATGGTTGATGCTGAAGAGCCTCATAAACCTGAATTCGTAATTGTCGGTGAGTCTTCTGAGCCAGTAATTGTTGAAAATATTCTTCGAAGAGTTGAAATTAttcaaagaagaagaacaacaaggGAAGTACTATTGCTGGAGTATACAACTGACAAATTTGTGTTAGTTGGCAAGGCTTACCCTGTTCCATACAATTCAAAAGAAGTGGCAAAGTTGTTAAAGTTTCTTGATCGAAAAAGAAAGGGAAGAATAGCTCGTGGTGAGATTGTGGATGAAGATTCTGATAAAGAGTTGTTCggagatgatgaagaggaggatgaagaagaggaaaagGAAGATGAAGATAAATCTGATGACAAAGATAATGACAAATCTGATAAAGATGACAAAGACGATGACGACAATGATCAAGGTGCTTCGGGTTTATTAATCAGAGATCAAAATGTTCAAGAAAGAGTGGATGAGTTGATGAATAATGAAATAAATGAGCAAGAGGATGAAGATGAATATGAAGCATCATCATCTGGAAAGCAACCTGTTGATCAGGTACTTCTTTCTAACCCTACTGTCATTTACTTATCTAGTAAACAACAAGGAGAGGTAGAGGTTAGAAGAACATGGGCTGAAATGCTAGAGGAATTGGGGTTGGAAGATGGAAAATTTAAATTCGACATTGAAGATGAAATTCCTCATTCACCTGCAAAAGATTTTGAGCCTAGATACCCTCATGAAGCTGATCATTATGATGAAATGATTGTTGAAAGCGCGTCTGATTCAGAAGAAGATAGGGTAGATTTTCATTATGAAGGGGAAGATGTTGCATTCCCTACTTTTACTGAAATGTTTCAAGATAAGAATGAAGATGTGCtaagaagaaagattgaagaaagaATTTCTACAGCAGATATTCCTGAATCGGTTCCTAGAGAGATTACAgcagaagaaagaaaaagatggTTCAAGAATATACCAAAAGAAACAAAGACTCTCAGGGCTCTTCAATACTTCACTCATAACAAAGATCTTTCTTGGGAGATATTCTATCTTGGGGATATTTGGAAGATTTGA